A window of uncultured Methanoregula sp. genomic DNA:
CAGGACGTCGAACTCCGACACCAGATTGCTGCCGCACATATAATATTTTTTCAGGTTCAGACGGATCATCTCATTCTCGGAATTGATGTGCATACCCCCGACAAGCGACGGGGTGTCGGAACCGCCCACGATGAAGGGCAGGTGGATGAGCCGGATCTCGTCCACGAGCCGGTCGTGCAGCATGTGCCAGTTCAGCGTGGGTCCTCCCTCGATCATCAGCTTGTTCACACCGAACTTTTCTTTAAGGATCGCAAGGAGCAGGGGGAGTTCTACCCGGGTCTTCCCGGCCACGATGATATGGGCACCTTTCTTCCGGATCGCCTCGACGCGTTCGGCCGGGGCTGCTTCCGATACAGCGATTGCTGTAGGAGCATCGTTCCCGAGCACATTGGCATCCAGGGGAATATCCGCCATGCTGCACGGGATCACCCTGAGCGGGCTCTTGCCCTGCACGTAGCGGACCGTGAGGAAGGAATTATCGATGCGGATGGTATTGGCCCCGACCATGATGGCATCATACTCGGCACGGGTATTGTGCAGCAGAAGCTCGGTCTCGTGCGCCATATATTTCATCAGGATCTTGGAGGAAGCACCTTTTTTTAAGGTAAGTTTGCCGTCGGCCGTGATCTCTGACATCATCAGCACATGGGGACGGTCGCAAGTATTGGTCATTGCAGGTCTACTCTCCGGTACCATTTGATGCCTTGTATAAATAAAGTGCTCATAGCGGAAGTTCTGATATCAGCATCTACAGGATACAAGAGCAACTATTAATGGTTCGCGTACTCATGAATTAAGTTATGAATATTACTGCCCTCCGGCCCAGGTTCATGAAATATCTCGAGCCGGTCGCAGATCTCTTTGTCCGGCTGAAGATCACCCCGAACCAGATCTCGCTCCTGGCGCTTCTTGCAGGCATTGCGTGTGCGTACCTCTTCTTCCAGCGCCAGTTCGTTCTCGGGGCGCTTCTGCTGCTCTTATCCGCAATCTTCGATCTGGTTGATGGCAGTGTTGCACGGAAGACCGGGGCCCACACCAAC
This region includes:
- a CDS encoding dihydrofolate reductase family protein → MTNTCDRPHVLMMSEITADGKLTLKKGASSKILMKYMAHETELLLHNTRAEYDAIMVGANTIRIDNSFLTVRYVQGKSPLRVIPCSMADIPLDANVLGNDAPTAIAVSEAAPAERVEAIRKKGAHIIVAGKTRVELPLLLAILKEKFGVNKLMIEGGPTLNWHMLHDRLVDEIRLIHLPFIVGGSDTPSLVGGMHINSENEMIRLNLKKYYMCGSNLVSEFDVLYSEAS